One genomic window of Danio rerio strain Tuebingen ecotype United States chromosome 24, GRCz12tu, whole genome shotgun sequence includes the following:
- the cebp1 gene encoding CCAAT/enhancer binding protein (C/EBP) 1 isoform X1, whose product MSVSDNIFSVHEASSDSSAQTPMDSALYTQTISFTKSPEVMMGYLPYSSCLNNPNTNTERSVQQSSAHTQDFAQFLEPPPASALRLCAQKRGVSKDSAEYRQRRERNNIAVRKSRDKARRRIQMTQQRALQLQDENHRLQVHIQRLLHEVEALRHYLSQRHLQDTSEEH is encoded by the exons ATGTCGGTGTCTGACAACATCTTCTCTGTGCACGAGGCGTCTTCAGACTCCAGCGCTCAGACTCCGATGGACTCGGCCCTGTATACTCAGACCATCAGCTTTACTAAGAGTCCCGAGGTGATGATGGGTTATTTACCGTACTCCTCCTGTCTGAACAACCCAAACACCAACACTGAGCGCTCAGTGCAGCAGAGTTCTGCACATACACAG GATTTTGCTCAGTTTCTGGAGCCCCCGCCAGCGTCTGCGCTCCGCCTGTGCGCACAGAAGAGAGGTGTGAGTAAAGACAGTGCTGAGTAccggcagaggagagagagaaacaaCATCGCCGTCAGGAAGAGTCGAGATAAAGCGCGGCGCCGCATCCAGATGACCCAGCAGAGGGCGCTGCAGCTGCAGGATGAGAATCACCGGCTGCAGGTGCACATCCAGCGCCTGCTGCACGAGGTGGAGGCGCTCAGGCATTACCTGTCCCAGCGTCACCTGCAGGACACATCTGAGGAGCACTGA